The Macrococcoides canis genome has a window encoding:
- a CDS encoding YisL family protein, with protein sequence METGMFHLHILSWVVLIIVFFAAYSNFSDRLGPSKYFKPLLMVQRLFALLVIISGIMIFMQYMKVDSALYGIKFLLGLITIGLMEMTIAKKKKKKPSRTFFYLVVLFIILTIGLGIHLPMGPITTMFK encoded by the coding sequence ATGGAAACAGGTATGTTTCATCTGCATATTTTAAGCTGGGTTGTTTTAATCATCGTTTTCTTTGCGGCATATTCTAATTTCTCTGATCGTTTAGGTCCTAGCAAATATTTCAAACCATTATTAATGGTTCAGCGATTGTTTGCATTACTTGTGATTATTAGCGGAATTATGATTTTTATGCAGTATATGAAAGTAGATTCAGCATTGTACGGTATTAAATTCCTATTAGGTTTAATTACTATCGGTTTAATGGAGATGACAATTGCGAAGAAGAAAAAGAAGAAACCTTCAAGAACATTCTTCTATCTCGTAGTATTATTCATCATCTTAACAATCGGTTTAGGTATCCATTTACCGATGGGACCAATTACAACAATGTTTAAGTAA
- a CDS encoding alpha-amylase family protein: MKRISILLMIVLLSFSAHPAQAASQDEMRIYSILTDRFMNGDENNNKDIHNDEDNNLPYGGDFKGIINKVDYIKKMGFNTIHVSPVFDHEKNDYLGYKINNYNQISKTFGGEKDFKQLVYLAHKNDMKVIVDMPVTATDAFIAAKDTKMNAIEKSYYKDTPIIDLTNEANIKRYKQLMTDFVNKTKVDGLSMYMLQDNIDISKVFPDNVTKIAITNSDVKVTGYDYIQTGKTSEQIAQSFKNVDQNIPEAYNKKELLAADNFFTPRFTSYAVAENMFPGTRIKQMMGYLFVQKQPVSMTYGTEIAMNGEKLPDTHQLLDFRTDKEVVEYLEQTSEVYHKYKEMFDGTSKVIYNEKGEQLIYFDTDKVDFIYNINDTSKSTNVKLTDKDIPGDKMLSGLLIGDRIHVKDGKFNLITNREETELYALIPPRGLNLGYVIASLLTIVLFTAFIIGAARNRKKHVR, from the coding sequence ATGAAAAGAATTTCAATTTTATTGATGATAGTACTGCTATCATTCAGCGCACATCCTGCACAAGCAGCAAGTCAGGACGAAATGCGTATCTATAGTATTCTTACAGACAGATTTATGAATGGTGATGAAAATAATAATAAAGACATTCATAATGACGAAGACAATAACCTGCCATATGGCGGAGACTTTAAAGGTATCATCAATAAAGTAGACTATATTAAGAAGATGGGCTTTAATACGATTCATGTATCTCCGGTGTTTGACCATGAGAAGAATGACTATCTAGGGTATAAGATTAACAATTATAATCAAATCTCTAAAACGTTCGGTGGAGAGAAGGACTTCAAACAGCTCGTTTATCTCGCACATAAAAATGATATGAAGGTCATCGTGGACATGCCTGTTACAGCAACAGATGCATTTATTGCAGCAAAAGACACGAAGATGAATGCAATAGAGAAGTCGTATTACAAAGATACACCAATTATTGATTTAACGAATGAAGCAAATATTAAACGCTATAAGCAGCTGATGACGGACTTTGTAAATAAAACGAAAGTTGACGGATTATCCATGTACATGCTTCAGGATAATATCGATATATCAAAAGTATTCCCGGATAATGTTACGAAGATAGCTATTACGAATAGTGACGTGAAAGTAACTGGTTATGATTATATTCAGACAGGAAAGACATCTGAGCAGATCGCACAGTCATTCAAGAATGTCGATCAGAATATCCCAGAAGCATACAATAAAAAAGAGCTACTCGCAGCAGATAACTTCTTTACACCGCGTTTCACAAGCTATGCAGTAGCTGAAAATATGTTCCCGGGAACACGTATAAAACAGATGATGGGCTATCTGTTTGTGCAAAAGCAGCCCGTCAGCATGACTTACGGAACTGAGATTGCAATGAACGGGGAAAAACTTCCGGATACGCACCAGCTACTCGATTTTAGAACAGATAAAGAAGTGGTTGAATATTTAGAGCAGACGAGTGAAGTTTATCATAAGTATAAAGAAATGTTTGATGGTACTTCTAAAGTAATCTACAACGAAAAAGGTGAACAGCTTATCTATTTCGATACGGATAAAGTAGATTTCATCTATAATATTAACGATACAAGTAAATCTACGAACGTTAAACTGACGGACAAAGACATACCAGGCGATAAAATGCTGAGTGGATTACTTATCGGTGACAGAATCCATGTGAAAGACGGCAAGTTTAATTTGATAACGAACCGTGAAGAAACTGAGCTTTATGCGCTCATCCCACCACGTGGATTGAACTTAGGATATGTGATCGCATCACTATTAACCATTGTACTATTTACAGCATTTATCATCGGTGCAGCAAGAAACAGAAAGAAACACGTACGATAA